In Nocardia sp. NBC_00403, one DNA window encodes the following:
- a CDS encoding ParB/RepB/Spo0J family partition protein, which yields MSAERSFTAGDVVPISTSARYLVSIDQLLPADSPRSNGEDRKHIARLAESEAELPPILVHRNTMRVIDGMHRLRAARLRQQDRIEVEFFDGSQAEAFLRGVELNTTHGLPLTLSDRKAAAERIIDSMPELSDRAIAASTGLSGKTVAAIRKRSSAEIPQSNVRVGADGRRRPLDRTQRRRRVAELLAGSPDMPLRALAAAAEVSISTAHAIRKRLREMDCPVGVGSSEQPDDASLLLQQLTRDPAMRLNQQGRDLLRWLHTHSIQRDVWTTLIAAVPPHTVPVITELASKNAKEWRALASYIDSASATAE from the coding sequence ATGTCCGCTGAGCGAAGTTTTACCGCCGGTGATGTAGTTCCAATCTCGACCAGCGCGCGCTATCTGGTTTCGATCGATCAGTTGTTGCCCGCGGACTCGCCCCGTTCCAATGGCGAGGACCGTAAGCATATCGCCAGGCTCGCTGAGAGCGAGGCCGAACTGCCGCCAATCCTGGTGCACCGCAACACAATGCGTGTCATCGACGGGATGCACCGGTTGCGGGCTGCGCGATTGCGCCAGCAGGACAGGATCGAGGTCGAATTCTTCGACGGCAGTCAGGCCGAGGCCTTTCTTCGCGGCGTCGAGCTGAACACGACGCATGGGCTGCCGCTGACGCTCTCGGATCGAAAGGCGGCGGCCGAGCGCATCATTGATTCGATGCCGGAGCTGTCGGACCGGGCGATCGCGGCCAGCACTGGTTTGTCGGGGAAGACGGTCGCCGCCATTCGAAAGCGTTCGAGTGCGGAAATTCCGCAGTCGAACGTTCGTGTCGGCGCAGACGGACGCCGCAGACCACTTGATCGGACGCAACGCAGGCGGCGGGTGGCCGAGTTGCTCGCCGGCTCGCCCGATATGCCGTTGCGCGCCTTGGCCGCGGCCGCGGAGGTGTCGATCAGCACCGCCCACGCCATCCGAAAGCGATTGCGTGAGATGGATTGTCCGGTCGGCGTCGGCAGTTCCGAACAACCTGATGACGCCTCACTGCTGTTGCAACAGCTCACCCGCGATCCCGCCATGCGGCTGAACCAACAGGGCCGGGATCTGCTGCGCTGGCTGCACACCCACTCGATCCAGCGCGACGTCTGGACCACCCTGATCGCCGCCGTGCCACCACACACCGTGCCGGTCATCACCGAGCTGGCCAGCAAGAACGCCAAAGAATGGCGTGCACTGGCCAGCTACATCGATTCCGCATCTGCTACCGCCGAATAA
- a CDS encoding TetR/AcrR family transcriptional regulator, with product MTVIADPGRTALLIAGTVVAEREGLQRLSINAVVAEAGMAKGTFYRHFVNRRSYVIALHRRFFDSLSQKVMAALVGIPPGLERVGLSLDAFLDACLDARGTEAFMVQARTDPDLREEIRRRHEIFVAVGQPDMVAVGWPDPNAASQLKVAMVAEICIAELDVRRPRRDLRRAAVQMLTANMQSVG from the coding sequence ATGACAGTCATTGCCGACCCCGGTCGTACGGCACTGCTGATCGCAGGCACTGTGGTGGCGGAACGCGAGGGGCTACAACGCCTTTCGATCAATGCGGTGGTCGCGGAGGCCGGGATGGCGAAAGGCACTTTCTACCGCCACTTCGTCAATCGCCGCAGTTATGTCATCGCACTACACCGCCGATTCTTCGACTCCCTCTCGCAGAAGGTGATGGCCGCCCTGGTCGGCATCCCGCCGGGGCTGGAGCGGGTCGGTCTGAGTCTCGACGCCTTTCTCGATGCCTGCCTCGATGCGCGTGGCACCGAGGCGTTCATGGTGCAGGCGCGCACCGATCCGGATCTGCGCGAGGAGATCCGCAGACGCCACGAAATCTTCGTCGCGGTGGGGCAACCGGATATGGTCGCGGTGGGCTGGCCGGACCCGAACGCCGCGTCTCAGCTCAAAGTGGCCATGGTCGCCGAGATCTGCATCGCCGAACTCGATGTCCGCCGTCCCCGCCGCGACCTGCGCCGCGCCGCGGTCCAGATGCTCACCGCGAACATGCAGTCCGTCGGATAG